Proteins encoded within one genomic window of Chelatococcus sp. HY11:
- a CDS encoding FGGY-family carbohydrate kinase, with product MNYVIGVDIGTQSTKALLCDTSGHIVAQMSRGYHPDTPRPLWAEQHASVWLEATLASIAGGVERARAIVPGFEAAQIKSICISSLYGGSGIPVDEDLNPLHPCLIWMDRRAEAEVAWVRRTIDLERLAEITGNHVDSYYGYTKILWLKANRPEIWARTKYWLPPNAFVIHALTGELAVDHSSAGNIGGVYDLGRRCWSEEMLSRLGIPLAMMPERLVHSHEIVGGLKADVASRLGLAAGTPVVAGGVDAAVATFAAGATRQGQHVAMIGTSMCWGHITPEVDPASKLVSMPHVFNGECDAYVFGGAIAAGASVTWFREQFCKADSDAALHRACDVHDLLNEAAAPLPAGADGLIFLPYLMGERSPIWDGRASGAFVGLSLYHTRAHAYRAVLEGVAFALRHNIEASDTTLLDEDLIVVGGAAQSSLWLQIIANVTGRRVLTIAENVEAAMGAALLAALGAGLVSARQAADGWVRLAASAEPREREQRIYDACFEVYRSLYPALKDGMHRLRAMTEVPNP from the coding sequence ATGAACTATGTGATTGGCGTCGATATCGGCACCCAAAGCACCAAGGCTCTCCTCTGCGACACGAGTGGACATATCGTGGCGCAGATGAGCAGGGGGTACCATCCCGATACGCCCCGCCCGCTCTGGGCCGAGCAGCATGCTTCGGTCTGGCTTGAGGCAACGCTCGCCAGTATCGCGGGCGGTGTCGAGCGCGCCCGCGCAATCGTTCCCGGCTTCGAAGCCGCGCAGATCAAGTCGATCTGCATATCAAGCCTCTACGGCGGTTCCGGCATACCGGTCGATGAAGATCTCAATCCTCTTCATCCTTGCCTGATCTGGATGGACCGACGCGCCGAAGCCGAGGTGGCGTGGGTCCGGCGCACCATCGACCTGGAGAGGCTCGCGGAAATCACGGGTAACCACGTCGACAGCTACTATGGCTATACGAAGATCCTGTGGCTGAAGGCGAATAGGCCGGAGATCTGGGCGAGAACGAAATATTGGCTGCCGCCAAATGCTTTCGTCATCCATGCGCTGACAGGTGAGCTCGCTGTTGATCATTCCTCTGCCGGCAACATCGGCGGTGTCTATGATCTCGGTCGGCGCTGCTGGTCAGAGGAGATGCTTTCGCGGCTTGGTATTCCATTGGCGATGATGCCGGAACGGCTGGTCCATTCCCATGAAATCGTCGGGGGGCTCAAGGCTGATGTCGCGTCACGGCTCGGCCTTGCCGCGGGTACGCCGGTGGTCGCTGGCGGCGTGGATGCGGCTGTCGCGACCTTCGCCGCGGGCGCGACGCGCCAGGGGCAGCACGTGGCGATGATCGGCACCAGCATGTGCTGGGGACACATCACGCCGGAGGTCGACCCCGCGAGCAAGCTTGTGAGCATGCCGCATGTCTTCAATGGCGAGTGCGACGCCTATGTCTTCGGCGGCGCGATCGCGGCGGGGGCGTCCGTCACATGGTTTCGCGAGCAGTTCTGCAAGGCCGATTCGGACGCTGCACTGCATCGCGCATGCGACGTGCATGACCTGCTGAACGAGGCGGCTGCCCCGTTGCCGGCCGGAGCGGACGGCTTGATCTTTCTGCCCTATCTCATGGGAGAGCGTAGCCCCATCTGGGATGGCCGGGCGAGCGGGGCCTTTGTCGGCCTTAGCCTGTACCATACGCGCGCCCACGCCTATCGCGCCGTGCTCGAGGGCGTTGCCTTTGCACTCCGCCACAATATCGAGGCAAGCGACACGACGCTTCTCGACGAGGATCTCATCGTGGTTGGAGGTGCGGCGCAATCCAGTCTGTGGCTCCAGATCATCGCCAATGTGACAGGACGACGTGTCCTGACCATTGCCGAGAACGTGGAGGCGGCCATGGGGGCGGCACTTCTGGCTGCACTCGGGGCCGGCCTCGTCAGCGCGCGGCAGGCTGCCGATGGATGGGTGCGGCTTGCCGCCAGTGCTGAACCACGCGAACGGGAGCAGCGCATCTATGACGCCTGTTTCGAAGTCTACCGGTCGCTGTATCCCGCCCTCAAGGACGGAATGCATCGGCTGCGCGCCATGACGGAGGTTCCCAATCCGTGA
- a CDS encoding sugar ABC transporter permease, which translates to MSAIHANAVPERERAARRSSPQPGRTPARIIRIPERVRNALGFFPFLAPVHVLLLSIIVIPSFYVGWLSLNTSSFGQAPVYVGLANYMKVLADPAFREALINTGIIVVVAVHLELVLALGMALLFAGGLPGRRFLLVAVLAPYAISEVTAVAMWRFLFDPDIGPVTMALKALHLPILEWSYVPSHGLLIIALLTIWLHLPFTFVILYAARLAIPGELYEAAKVDGATTLQSFRRVTLPLLGPAMLIALLFRYIFAFRLFSEVWLMTQGGPARSTEVVAVYLYQEAFRFNAFGTAAATAWIMVLISLLLAAGYVLILRRQGGAHAH; encoded by the coding sequence GTGAGCGCAATTCATGCCAATGCCGTGCCGGAGAGGGAACGGGCGGCCCGCAGGTCATCGCCCCAGCCGGGCCGGACGCCAGCGCGGATCATCCGCATCCCGGAACGTGTGAGAAATGCACTGGGCTTTTTCCCATTTCTTGCTCCTGTACATGTGCTTCTGCTGAGCATTATTGTTATACCGTCATTCTATGTGGGTTGGCTCAGTCTCAATACATCGAGCTTTGGCCAGGCGCCTGTCTATGTCGGCTTGGCGAACTACATGAAGGTTTTGGCCGACCCCGCATTCCGCGAAGCCCTCATCAATACGGGCATCATCGTCGTCGTCGCGGTGCATCTGGAATTGGTGCTCGCGCTCGGGATGGCGCTTCTGTTCGCGGGCGGGCTGCCCGGCCGGCGCTTCCTTCTCGTCGCGGTGCTGGCGCCCTATGCGATCAGCGAGGTGACGGCGGTCGCCATGTGGCGCTTTCTCTTCGATCCGGACATCGGGCCGGTCACGATGGCGCTGAAGGCGCTTCATCTGCCTATCCTCGAATGGTCCTATGTGCCGTCTCATGGGCTTCTGATCATCGCGTTGTTGACGATCTGGCTGCACCTGCCTTTCACCTTCGTCATCCTCTACGCGGCCCGCCTTGCCATTCCCGGTGAGCTTTATGAGGCGGCGAAGGTCGACGGCGCGACGACCTTGCAGAGTTTCCGCCGCGTGACCTTGCCTTTGCTCGGGCCGGCCATGCTGATTGCCTTGCTGTTTCGTTACATCTTCGCTTTCCGGCTGTTTTCGGAAGTGTGGCTGATGACGCAGGGCGGTCCCGCCCGTTCCACCGAGGTGGTCGCGGTCTATCTCTATCAGGAAGCCTTCCGCTTCAATGCCTTCGGTACGGCGGCAGCGACGGCCTGGATCATGGTGCTGATATCGCTCCTCCTTGCGGCTGGCTATGTGCTCATCCTGCGTCGTCAGGGAGGCGCCCATGCGCATTGA
- a CDS encoding carbohydrate ABC transporter permease: MRIERLLAMGGRLVAVALILIWSLFPIAFVLMSSLKPAKDIFAAPPKFVFEPTVRHYMELVAKWGGFFDGLLNSFIVTVGATLLAVVTSVAAGYIYSRHSGRFLTASAVFLIVVRLIPPIAITLPLFPVVNWLRLNDTHLVLILLYATFFVSLGTLLMRTFIDQVPRELDEAALIDGASRVTIMRSIILPIVAPGILAVSVFVVVFAWNEFLFAFVFTATRAKTAPLVISEMIGSIDGVDWGILFAAATVQLVPVLLFVAFMHRYLVAGLTAGATKG; encoded by the coding sequence ATGCGCATTGAACGCCTCCTCGCCATGGGCGGACGGTTGGTCGCGGTGGCTCTGATCCTGATCTGGTCGCTCTTCCCGATCGCATTCGTGCTGATGTCGTCGTTGAAGCCCGCGAAGGATATCTTCGCGGCGCCTCCCAAATTCGTCTTCGAGCCAACAGTGCGGCACTATATGGAGCTTGTCGCCAAATGGGGCGGCTTCTTTGACGGGCTGTTGAACAGCTTCATCGTTACCGTCGGTGCCACTTTGCTGGCGGTCGTCACGAGTGTTGCAGCGGGTTACATCTATTCGCGCCATAGCGGGCGGTTTCTTACGGCAAGTGCGGTCTTTCTCATCGTCGTGCGCCTTATTCCGCCGATAGCGATTACGCTGCCTCTGTTTCCCGTCGTGAACTGGTTGCGACTGAACGATACGCATCTCGTCCTCATCCTGCTCTACGCGACCTTCTTCGTGTCGCTTGGCACTCTGTTGATGCGTACGTTCATCGATCAGGTCCCGCGCGAACTCGATGAGGCGGCACTCATCGACGGAGCCTCGCGGGTTACCATCATGCGCAGCATCATCCTTCCTATCGTCGCGCCAGGCATCCTCGCGGTGTCGGTGTTCGTCGTCGTCTTCGCCTGGAACGAGTTCCTGTTCGCCTTTGTCTTCACAGCGACGCGCGCGAAGACGGCGCCGCTCGTCATCTCGGAGATGATTGGCTCCATCGACGGTGTGGACTGGGGGATCCTGTTCGCGGCTGCGACCGTGCAGCTCGTGCCCGTGTTGTTGTTCGTCGCCTTCATGCACCGCTATCTCGTCGCAGGTCTGACGGCTGGTGCTACCAAGGGGTGA
- a CDS encoding ABC transporter substrate-binding protein gives MTKKNRLTMTRRRMLGTTLAGAGLLAGRSAFAAAKTLNILSHKVHQTVLNGPATGDLTEAWRKANDAELSWVTFDSNPLQDRLFREASLPKSDFGVGYIIDNRPTAEIAKLFTPLDDYQSKAPIEDFSDIAPGLVQAMTVGGKMIGIPVRHATQGLFYNQDLLEEKGIKAPAASLEELVEQAKQLTFTTKSGTPVVGLVLASDLAVFPVMFARAYGGDFITRDFKLLPNPEAMEKGLSVLKELFDAGALPRSYATTRNDDQVTWLQQGRAAYTVLPFARNAQLNNKDQSSFPGKIKAVEFPIAESLKGKTPMASVVESWGMVIPANASDKDLAWSFLREVASKRVTLGMAINGNGPVRVSTYAEKDFAAANPVAAVEAAVLKNARGAFPPFPEAARAQTIFLEEVQLAVLGRKPVKAAVADIASRVRPLLPA, from the coding sequence ATGACAAAGAAAAATAGACTCACGATGACACGCCGACGGATGCTCGGCACGACATTGGCGGGGGCCGGCCTTTTAGCCGGGCGCTCTGCGTTCGCGGCGGCGAAGACATTGAATATTCTGAGCCACAAGGTGCACCAAACCGTTCTCAACGGCCCGGCGACCGGTGATCTCACGGAAGCCTGGCGCAAGGCGAACGACGCCGAACTTTCTTGGGTGACGTTCGATTCCAACCCGCTGCAGGATCGTCTTTTCCGCGAGGCCAGCCTGCCGAAGAGCGACTTTGGTGTGGGCTACATTATCGACAATCGGCCGACCGCCGAAATCGCCAAGTTGTTCACGCCGCTGGACGACTATCAGTCGAAGGCGCCCATCGAGGATTTCTCCGACATCGCTCCCGGTCTCGTACAGGCGATGACCGTGGGCGGCAAGATGATCGGCATCCCGGTTCGGCACGCAACGCAAGGCCTGTTCTATAATCAGGACTTGCTTGAAGAAAAAGGCATCAAGGCACCAGCGGCGTCGCTGGAGGAACTGGTCGAGCAAGCCAAGCAACTGACCTTCACCACCAAGTCAGGCACTCCGGTTGTCGGTCTTGTCTTGGCGAGCGATCTCGCGGTGTTTCCCGTCATGTTTGCCCGCGCCTATGGCGGGGACTTCATCACCCGTGACTTCAAGCTGCTCCCCAATCCCGAGGCCATGGAGAAAGGGCTCTCCGTGCTCAAGGAGCTTTTCGACGCGGGGGCGTTGCCCCGGAGCTACGCGACGACACGCAACGACGACCAGGTCACTTGGTTGCAGCAGGGACGCGCCGCCTACACCGTGCTGCCATTCGCCCGGAATGCCCAGCTCAACAACAAGGACCAGTCGAGCTTCCCCGGCAAGATCAAGGCGGTGGAATTCCCGATCGCCGAAAGCCTGAAGGGCAAGACGCCGATGGCCTCGGTCGTCGAATCCTGGGGCATGGTCATTCCCGCGAACGCCAGCGACAAGGATCTCGCCTGGAGCTTCCTGCGCGAGGTGGCGAGCAAGCGTGTGACCCTGGGCATGGCAATCAACGGCAATGGGCCTGTGCGCGTTTCGACTTACGCGGAGAAGGATTTCGCGGCAGCTAATCCGGTTGCGGCGGTAGAGGCGGCGGTGCTCAAGAACGCGCGTGGTGCCTTTCCACCCTTCCCGGAGGCCGCTCGTGCCCAGACCATTTTTCTTGAGGAGGTGCAGTTGGCTGTTCTCGGCCGCAAGCCCGTGAAGGCGGCTGTCGCCGACATCGCCTCCCGTGTGAGGCCGCTGTTGCCCGCATGA
- a CDS encoding FAD-dependent oxidoreductase, with product MMTEQLAIHEPARSTPVRAEYDVLVVGGGPAGLTSALAAAEDGLSVGLVENRSFVGGNMTIGLPVLGFLGQKGNQVIEGLPQKFIDRLKARGGASEHRPCPLHMGITLVEPEAVKTVALDMLLEAGVDVVFYTACVGVVMNEAGDTIRGIITEGKDGRSAILAKVVIDCTGDADVAYRAGVPCEKGDEHGGMQPPTLMFCIAGVDTDKLRNSIAVQPRTYLTDFIPAEYFGQNHQFIVVGLRELIAKAREERGLEIPNERTIIITGLRSGEVWINMTRVKGVDGTDSRSLSMGEIEARHQIDDIFTYLKNYVPGFEGAYFTKTAPFLGIRETRRIVGDYIMNQDDVLSCRYFNEAIAVASYPIDIHRPGDDGCTLIWCGDCYDIPYRSLLPKKVEQLIVAGRAISTTHEAMGAIRVMATCMAMGEAAGRAAKLAIRGDVSPRNINVAALQDDLRSHGAYLRTPTSQA from the coding sequence ATGATGACGGAACAACTCGCGATCCATGAACCTGCCCGCTCGACGCCGGTGCGCGCTGAATATGATGTGCTGGTCGTCGGCGGTGGTCCGGCAGGCCTGACCTCGGCGCTGGCGGCCGCTGAGGACGGGCTGAGCGTCGGCCTCGTCGAGAACAGGAGCTTCGTCGGCGGCAATATGACGATCGGCCTGCCGGTGCTCGGCTTCCTTGGTCAAAAGGGCAATCAGGTCATCGAGGGATTGCCCCAGAAGTTCATTGATCGCCTGAAAGCACGCGGGGGTGCTAGTGAGCACCGCCCATGCCCGTTGCATATGGGCATCACGCTGGTCGAGCCGGAGGCGGTGAAGACGGTTGCCCTCGACATGCTGCTGGAGGCGGGTGTCGATGTGGTGTTTTACACAGCCTGCGTTGGGGTCGTCATGAACGAGGCTGGCGATACGATACGCGGCATCATCACTGAGGGGAAGGACGGTCGCTCGGCCATTCTGGCCAAGGTCGTCATCGACTGTACCGGTGACGCGGATGTGGCTTACCGGGCCGGGGTGCCATGTGAAAAGGGGGACGAGCACGGCGGCATGCAGCCGCCGACCTTGATGTTCTGTATTGCCGGTGTGGACACGGACAAGTTGCGCAACAGCATTGCGGTCCAGCCGCGGACCTATCTGACCGACTTCATACCGGCCGAATATTTCGGGCAGAACCACCAGTTCATCGTCGTCGGCCTACGCGAGTTGATAGCCAAGGCGCGCGAGGAACGTGGGCTCGAGATCCCGAACGAGCGAACGATCATCATCACGGGGCTGCGCTCCGGCGAGGTATGGATCAACATGACCCGCGTGAAGGGTGTCGACGGCACGGATTCACGCAGTCTCAGCATGGGCGAGATCGAAGCGCGACACCAGATCGACGACATCTTCACCTATTTGAAAAACTACGTTCCCGGCTTCGAGGGCGCCTACTTCACCAAGACCGCGCCATTTCTCGGCATCCGGGAAACGCGGCGGATCGTCGGTGACTATATAATGAATCAGGATGATGTGCTCTCCTGCCGTTACTTCAACGAGGCGATCGCCGTCGCGAGCTACCCCATCGACATCCACCGGCCCGGTGACGACGGATGTACGTTGATCTGGTGTGGTGACTGCTATGACATTCCATACCGGTCACTGCTTCCCAAAAAGGTGGAACAGCTGATCGTCGCTGGCCGCGCCATTTCCACCACGCACGAGGCCATGGGTGCGATCCGTGTTATGGCCACCTGCATGGCCATGGGAGAGGCGGCGGGCCGGGCCGCGAAGCTCGCGATCAGGGGGGACGTGTCGCCGCGCAACATCAATGTCGCGGCACTCCAGGATGACCTGCGTTCGCATGGCGCTTATCTCAGGACGCCGACGTCCCAAGCCTGA
- a CDS encoding Na/Pi symporter — protein sequence MNALDGTGGTWRRFATNSLVILLVGALAASFWHSRNWTTLCAGLALFLFGMQCLEEGLRNLAGEKLESMLARGTSTRFKSLIIGLIGTTVLQSSTLVSLMTIAFITTGLIGLVAGIAIIFGANLGATTGIWLLALAGQNFGLAPLAMPLMIFGVLASFMGPKAKAAGRILLGIAFILLGIDQIRAGFSSVTETLDLASVQLTGWLGSLVFLGAGLVLTLVLQSTHATLMLTLTALSLGQIDVTQGAAIAIGANVGSSVTTGLAGALGGNRSGQQLALAHVLFNVVTAVVAFVLLPGFLWLTKEIAGLIGFAGNDLIMLAIFHSLFNGLGVALFWPLLDVFAGFLRRVLPEEEEPHVLLPSGPGAAAPLERTRARYLTKQALSSPDTAASAVVMELQHLGRLGAEVICHALYLPVSELDRAQHDEALLASRPADTYADAETLYQRHIKGVYGDLLSFMGRIDTSKESPEKQNFWTVCQLAALQLVETVKDAKHLQKNLGYYLRQPDSPVRRAYVELRRQLITVMQEIRGTANADEADWEALTNQLDQNIRTFEVHFRENAFAALRANEIDGLQLSSLLNDLGYVGKISRGLRALVVLRHDSQDGLIRTIRLDEELEPLIVA from the coding sequence ATGAACGCGCTGGATGGGACGGGGGGGACGTGGCGCCGCTTCGCCACGAATAGCCTCGTCATTCTCCTGGTGGGCGCTCTCGCCGCGAGTTTCTGGCACAGCCGGAACTGGACCACGCTCTGCGCGGGGCTGGCGCTGTTTCTTTTCGGCATGCAATGCCTGGAGGAGGGGCTACGCAATCTGGCCGGCGAGAAGCTGGAGAGCATGCTGGCGCGCGGCACCTCGACACGCTTCAAGAGCCTGATAATCGGCCTCATCGGCACGACGGTGCTGCAGTCGAGCACGCTTGTCTCGCTGATGACGATCGCCTTCATCACGACGGGCCTGATCGGCCTGGTCGCTGGCATCGCCATCATCTTCGGCGCCAATCTCGGCGCGACGACTGGCATATGGCTGCTGGCACTGGCGGGCCAGAATTTCGGGCTGGCGCCATTGGCCATGCCGCTGATGATCTTTGGCGTCCTGGCCAGCTTCATGGGGCCTAAGGCGAAAGCCGCCGGGCGCATCCTGCTCGGCATCGCTTTCATCCTGCTTGGCATAGACCAGATCAGGGCGGGCTTCTCGAGCGTCACTGAGACGCTCGATCTCGCGTCGGTTCAGCTCACGGGATGGCTCGGCAGCCTGGTCTTCCTCGGCGCTGGGCTGGTGCTGACGCTTGTCCTGCAGTCGACGCATGCCACGCTGATGCTGACACTGACAGCGCTCTCGCTCGGTCAGATCGACGTGACGCAGGGAGCCGCGATCGCGATCGGCGCGAATGTCGGGAGCAGTGTGACAACCGGGCTCGCGGGCGCGCTCGGTGGCAATCGCAGCGGCCAGCAACTGGCGTTGGCGCATGTCCTGTTCAATGTGGTCACGGCGGTCGTTGCCTTCGTGCTGCTGCCCGGCTTCCTCTGGCTGACCAAGGAGATCGCCGGTCTGATCGGCTTCGCCGGCAATGATCTCATCATGCTAGCGATCTTCCATTCGCTGTTCAACGGGCTTGGCGTCGCGCTGTTCTGGCCCCTGCTTGACGTATTCGCCGGCTTTTTGCGCAGAGTATTGCCGGAGGAAGAGGAGCCGCACGTCCTCCTGCCCAGTGGGCCTGGGGCCGCCGCGCCTCTCGAGCGCACCCGCGCCCGATACCTGACGAAGCAGGCGCTGAGCTCGCCCGACACGGCCGCTTCAGCCGTGGTGATGGAGCTCCAGCATCTCGGACGTCTCGGCGCCGAGGTCATCTGCCATGCGCTCTATCTGCCGGTGAGCGAGCTGGACCGCGCGCAGCATGACGAGGCTTTGCTCGCATCGCGCCCCGCCGACACCTACGCGGACGCCGAGACGCTGTATCAGCGCCACATCAAGGGCGTGTACGGCGATCTCCTCAGCTTCATGGGGCGCATCGATACGAGCAAGGAGAGCCCGGAAAAGCAGAATTTCTGGACAGTTTGCCAACTCGCCGCGCTGCAACTGGTTGAGACGGTCAAGGATGCCAAACATCTCCAGAAAAACCTGGGCTATTATCTGCGGCAGCCGGATTCTCCCGTCCGACGCGCGTATGTCGAATTGCGGCGCCAGCTCATCACCGTCATGCAGGAAATCCGTGGCACCGCCAATGCGGACGAGGCGGATTGGGAGGCGCTGACCAACCAGCTGGATCAGAATATCCGGACATTCGAGGTTCATTTCCGCGAGAACGCATTTGCGGCCCTGCGCGCGAATGAGATCGATGGCCTGCAATTGAGTTCGCTGCTCAACGATCTCGGCTATGTCGGCAAGATCAGCCGCGGCCTCAGGGCCCTCGTCGTGTTGCGCCATGACAGCCAGGACGGGCTCATCCGCACGATCAGGCTGGACGAGGAACTGGAGCCGCTGATCGTTGCCTGA
- a CDS encoding alpha/beta fold hydrolase has product MSSNSNAFSAGRAPGLNYAEFTIAIPPGHKPGEIEWSAGASDPARNFVVVAQEILDAQQFYRQVARQRGGKGPERIGVFVHGFNTNFQEALFRLAQMTADADIDGVPILFAWPSEATVTGYIADKDAATYSRDGLVQLLTTLARAYPNDKITLVGHSMGGWLTVEALRQLKLTGRFGVLDRLDVVLAAPDIDVDVFRSQMMVIGPLREPITVLVASDDRALSVSGRLAGDRPRLGALDINDARIQEAALKANLQIVDISKLTASDSFNHDRYVNLAQLYPSLAATAGSGAGNGLRRAGAFIFNAVGTTLSSPFDLAGRALAPD; this is encoded by the coding sequence ATGAGCAGCAACAGCAACGCCTTCTCCGCCGGCCGCGCGCCGGGACTGAACTACGCGGAATTCACCATCGCAATTCCGCCAGGGCACAAGCCTGGAGAAATCGAATGGTCGGCGGGAGCAAGCGATCCAGCGCGCAATTTTGTTGTCGTTGCCCAGGAGATTCTTGACGCGCAGCAATTCTACAGACAGGTCGCGCGCCAACGTGGAGGCAAGGGGCCGGAGCGGATCGGCGTATTCGTGCATGGCTTCAACACCAACTTCCAGGAAGCGCTGTTTCGCCTCGCGCAAATGACCGCCGATGCAGACATCGACGGAGTTCCGATCCTCTTTGCATGGCCCTCGGAGGCCACCGTAACCGGCTACATCGCCGACAAGGACGCCGCTACCTATTCGCGCGACGGGCTCGTGCAGCTGCTGACCACGCTCGCGCGTGCGTACCCCAACGACAAGATCACACTCGTAGGCCACAGCATGGGCGGGTGGCTCACGGTGGAAGCTCTGCGCCAACTCAAGCTGACGGGGCGTTTCGGAGTGCTCGACCGCCTCGATGTCGTCCTCGCGGCCCCTGATATCGACGTCGATGTGTTCCGCAGCCAGATGATGGTCATTGGTCCCCTGCGCGAACCTATCACGGTGCTCGTGGCCTCCGATGATCGCGCGCTCTCGGTGTCCGGGAGGCTCGCGGGCGACCGTCCCCGGCTTGGCGCGCTCGATATCAACGACGCACGCATTCAGGAAGCGGCCCTGAAAGCCAATCTGCAGATTGTCGACATATCCAAGCTGACGGCCTCCGACAGCTTCAACCACGACCGCTACGTCAATCTCGCCCAGCTCTATCCGAGCCTCGCCGCGACAGCGGGCAGCGGCGCGGGGAATGGGTTGAGACGCGCCGGCGCATTCATCTTCAACGCGGTTGGAACCACACTCTCCAGTCCCTTCGACCTCGCGGGCCGGGCCCTGGCGCCGGATTGA
- a CDS encoding TetR/AcrR family transcriptional regulator — MGTAAVCLSPPSSTRSRILNAAIKRFARFSYEETGLRDIADDVGVDVAYVHRSFGSKERLFAEAVRATAQADRITALDEANFPGELAREFLAEDPETEHGVRPFDISVRSLSSASAAPVLREFILNDVIVPLNDKIQSTDLKRAAMVAALLSGLGILRDVLKIDPLVSDDDGELELLIRDTVAAIIEHPGRR, encoded by the coding sequence ATGGGAACCGCAGCCGTCTGCTTATCACCGCCCTCTTCAACGCGTTCCCGTATCCTCAACGCGGCCATCAAACGTTTCGCCCGCTTCTCCTACGAGGAAACGGGACTGCGCGACATCGCCGACGACGTCGGTGTCGACGTCGCCTATGTCCATCGCAGTTTTGGTTCCAAGGAACGGCTGTTCGCCGAAGCGGTACGAGCCACCGCCCAGGCGGACCGCATTACCGCTCTGGACGAAGCGAATTTTCCTGGCGAGCTCGCGCGGGAATTCCTCGCCGAGGATCCCGAAACCGAGCACGGCGTCCGGCCGTTCGATATCTCCGTTCGCTCGCTCTCGAGTGCCTCGGCCGCACCGGTACTGCGCGAATTCATCCTCAACGACGTAATCGTTCCGCTGAATGACAAAATTCAATCCACCGATCTGAAGCGAGCTGCCATGGTCGCGGCGCTGCTTTCGGGTCTTGGAATCCTGAGGGATGTGCTCAAGATTGATCCTCTCGTCAGCGATGACGATGGTGAACTGGAGCTCCTCATCCGTGACACCGTCGCCGCCATCATCGAGCACCCGGGCCGGAGATAG
- a CDS encoding HlyD family efflux transporter periplasmic adaptor subunit, with amino-acid sequence MTWSKRPWLFAVLAVIVIGAAYYGWQKLTGSDLPVGIASGNGRIEAVEIDISTKTPGRIREILVDEGDLVTAGQVLARMDTDQLEAQRRQAEAQLRRAEISIDTARSLVTQREAERTAAEAVVAQREAELDSADRKLARSEQLIKTNATSQQTLDDDRAAAQGARAAISAAKAQLAASEAAIGAAKAQVIDAEAAVDAAKAQIESITTDINDAVLRSPRDGRVQYRVAQPGEVLSAGGRVLNLVDLSEVYMTFFLPTAQAGRVAIGTDVRLVLDAAPQYVIPATATFVSDVAQFTPRSVETEEERQKLMFRVKARIPKELLKKYIQYVKTGLPGMAYIRLDPSAEWPARLSGTLVQ; translated from the coding sequence ATGACCTGGAGTAAAAGACCCTGGCTGTTCGCTGTTCTCGCGGTGATCGTGATCGGGGCGGCTTACTATGGTTGGCAGAAGCTGACAGGAAGCGATCTGCCCGTTGGCATCGCTTCCGGCAACGGCCGCATCGAAGCCGTCGAGATCGATATTTCGACGAAAACACCGGGACGCATCCGCGAAATCCTGGTTGACGAGGGAGATCTCGTTACCGCCGGTCAGGTGTTGGCGCGCATGGACACTGACCAGTTGGAAGCCCAGCGTCGGCAGGCGGAGGCTCAGTTGCGTCGCGCCGAGATCAGCATCGATACCGCGCGCAGCCTCGTCACGCAGAGGGAGGCTGAGCGGACGGCCGCTGAGGCGGTGGTCGCCCAACGCGAGGCGGAACTCGATTCGGCGGATCGCAAGCTGGCGCGCTCGGAACAACTGATCAAGACGAACGCCACATCGCAGCAGACGCTGGACGATGACAGGGCCGCCGCCCAGGGTGCGCGGGCAGCGATCAGCGCAGCCAAGGCCCAGCTTGCCGCTTCCGAGGCCGCGATCGGTGCCGCGAAGGCCCAGGTCATTGATGCGGAGGCGGCCGTCGATGCGGCCAAGGCACAGATTGAAAGCATCACGACTGATATCAACGACGCGGTGCTGAGGTCCCCGCGTGATGGCCGTGTCCAATATCGCGTGGCCCAGCCGGGCGAAGTTCTTTCAGCCGGTGGCCGGGTGCTTAATCTCGTCGATCTCAGTGAGGTCTACATGACCTTCTTCCTGCCGACGGCGCAGGCTGGGCGCGTGGCAATTGGCACGGATGTGCGCCTCGTTCTCGACGCGGCCCCGCAATATGTGATCCCTGCGACGGCAACCTTCGTGTCCGACGTCGCGCAGTTCACGCCCAGGAGTGTCGAGACCGAGGAAGAGCGGCAGAAGCTCATGTTCCGGGTCAAGGCCCGCATTCCCAAGGAACTCCTCAAGAAATACATCCAGTACGTGAAAACAGGCTTGCCCGGCATGGCCTATATCCGGCTTGATCCGAGCGCCGAATGGCCCGCGCGACTGTCGGGAACGCTCGTTCAATGA